Proteins from one Eubalaena glacialis isolate mEubGla1 chromosome 8, mEubGla1.1.hap2.+ XY, whole genome shotgun sequence genomic window:
- the TES gene encoding testin → MDLEAKVKKMGLGHEQGFGAPCLKCKGKCEGFELHFWRKICRNCKCGQEEHDVLLSNEEDRKVGKLFEDTKYTTLIAKLKSDGIPMYKRNVMILTNPVAAKKNVSINTVTYEWAPPVQNQALARQYMQMLPKEKQPVAGSEGAQYRKKQLAKQLPAHDQDPSKCHELSPKEVKEMEQFVKKYKSEALGVGDVKLPRDMNAQGPNRTYIPGGDRSTTTAVGAMEDKSAEHKRTQYSCYCCKLSMKEGDPAIYAERAGYDKLWHPACFVCSTCHELLVDMIYFWKNGKLYCGRHYCDSEKPRCAGCDELIFSNEYTQAENQNWHLKHFCCFDCDNILAGEIYVMVNDKPVCKPCYVKNHAVVCQGCHNAIDPEVQRVTYNNFSWHASTECFLCSCCSKCLIGQKFMPVEGMVFCSVECKKMMS, encoded by the exons ATGGGCTTAGGACATGAGCAAGGATTTGGAGCCCCCTGtttaaaatgcaaaggaaaatgtGAGGGGTTCGAACTGCACTTCTGGAG aaaaatatgtcGTAACTGCAAGTGTGGCCAAGAAGAGCATGATGTCCTCTTGAGCAATGAAGAGGATCGAAAAGTGGGGAAACTCTTTGAAGACACCAAGTATACCACCCTGATTGCAAAGCTAAAATCAGATGGAATTCCCATGTATAAACGCAATGTTATGATACTGACCAATCCAGTTGCTGCCAAGAAGAATGTCTCCATCAACACAGTTACCTATGAATGGGCTCCTCCTGTCCAGAATCAGGCATTG GCCAGGCAGTATATGCAGATGCTGCCCAAAGAGAAGCAGCCAGTGGCAGGCTCAGAGGGGGCGCAGTACCGGAAGAAGCAGTTGGCAAAGCAACTCCCTGCTCATGACCAGGACCCTTCAAAGTGCCATGAGCTGTCTCCCAAAGAGGTGAAGGAGATGGAGCAGTTTGTGAAGAAATATAAGAGCGAGGCTCTGGGAGTAGGAGATGTCAAACTACCCCGTGACATGAACGCTCAAGGCCCCAACAGAACATACATTCCTGGAGGAGATAGAAGCACCACAACAGCGGTAGGGGCCATGGAGGACAAATCGGCCGAACACAAAAGAACTCAGTAT TCCTGCTACTGCTGCAAACTGAGTATGAAGGAAGGAGACCCAGCCATCTATGCTGAAAGGGCCGGCTACGATAAACTGTGGCACCCAGCTTGTTTTGTCTGCAGTACGTGCCATGAACTCCTGGTCGACATGATTTATTTCTGGAAGAATGGCAAACTGTACTGTGGCAGACATTACTGTGACAGTGAGAAACCCCGGTGTGCTGGCTGTGATGAG CTGATATTCAGCAATGAGTATACCCAGGCAGAAAACCAGAACTGGCATCTGAAACACTTCTGCTGCTTTGACTGTGACAACATCCTAGCTGGGGAAATATACGTGATGGTCAATGACAAGCCCGTGTGCAAGCCCTGCTATGTGAAGAACCACGCTGTG GTATGTCAAGGATGCCACAATGCCATTGATCCCGAAGTACAGCGGGTGACCTATAACAACTTCAGCTGGCATGCGTCCACAGAGTGCTTTCTGTGCTCCTGCTGCAGCAAGTGTCTCATTGGGCAGAAGTTCATGCCGGTAGAAGGGATGGTTTTCTGTTCAGTGGAGTGTAAGAAGATGATGTCTTAA